A DNA window from Camelina sativa cultivar DH55 chromosome 17, Cs, whole genome shotgun sequence contains the following coding sequences:
- the LOC104754610 gene encoding probable pectate lyase 1, with the protein MAVLLPTWVLTMMCLLFFVGAMENTTHHKISSLPRSDETEWNQHAVTNPDEVADEVLALTEMSLRNHTERRKLGYFTCGTGNPIDDCWRCDRNWHKNRKRLADCGIGFGRNAIGGRDGRFYVVTDPRDDNPVNPRPGTLRHAVIQDRPLWIVFKRDMVIQLKQELIVNSFKTIDGRGANVHIANGGCITIQYVTNVIVHGLHIHDCRPTGNAMVRSSETHFGWRTMADGDAISIFGSSHVWIDHNSLSHCADGLVDAVMGSTAITISNNHLTHHNEVMLLGHSDSYMRDKAMQVTIAYNHFGVGLIQRMPRCRHGYFHVVNNDYTHWEMYAIGGSANPTINSQGNRYAAPKNPFAKEVTKRVDTPASHWKGWNWRSEGDLLQNGAYFTSSGAAASGSYARASSLSAKSSSLVGHITSDAGALPCRRGRQCSS; encoded by the exons ATGGCGGTTCTTCTTCCCACATGGGTTTTAACAATGATGTGTCTACTCTTCTTCGTCGGAGCAATGGAAAACACTACTCACCACAAGATCTCATCTCTCCCTAG atccGACGAAACCGAGTGGAACCAACACGCAGTGACGAATCCAGATGAAGTAGCGGACGAAGTTCTCGCCTTGACTGAAAT GAGTCTGAGAAACCATACCGAGAGGAGGAAGCTAGGTTACTTTACTTGCGGAACAGGCAACCCTATCGACGACTGTTGGCGGTGCGATCGCAACTGGCACAAGAACCGCAAACGCTTAGCGGACTGCGGGATCGGGTTTGGAAGAAACGCCATCGGTGGTCGCGACGGTCGTTTCTACGTTGTCACCGACCCGAGGGACGATAATCCGGTTAATCCTCGACCGGGGACATTACGTCACGCCGTGATCCAAGACAGACCGTTATGGATCGTTTTCAAACGCGATATGGTGATTCAGTTGAAACAAGAGCTCATCGTTAACAGCTTCAAAACGATCGATGGACGTGGCGCAAACGTTCACATCGCTAACGGCGGTTGCATCACGATTCAGTATGTAACGAACGTGATCGTCCACGGATTACATATTCATGATTGTAGACCGACTGGTAACGCTATGGTGAGAAGCTCAGAGACACATTTTGGGTGGAGGACGATGGCGGATGGTGATGCTATTTCGATCTTTGGCTCGAGTCATGTATGGATTGATCATAACTCATTGTCTCATTGCGCTGACGGGCTCGTGGACGCAGTCATGGGCTCAACCGCGATTACCATCTCTAACAACCACTTAACTCACCACAACGAG GTCATGTTGCTCGGACATAGCGATTCGTACATGAGGGACAAAGCTATGCAAGTGACCATTGCTTATAATCATTTTGGAGTCGGACTTATTCAAAGGATGCCGAG GTGTCGACACGGGTACTTCCACGTCGTAAACAACGACTACACTCACTGGGAAATGTACGCGATTGGTGGAAGCGCAAACCCGACAATCAATAGTCAAGGAAACCGATACGCCGCCCCTAAAAACCCCTTTGCTAAAGAG GTGACGAAGAGAGTGGACACACCGGCTAGTCATTGGAAAGGATGGAACTGGAGATCGGAAGGAGATTTGCTTCAGAATGGTGCTTACTTCACTTCTTCAGGAGCCGCTGCGTCCGGAAGCTATGCACGTGCCTCTAGTCTCTCCGCGAAATCTTCTTCATTGGTCGGACACATTACTTCCGATGCCGGAGCTCTACCTTGTCGCAGAGGACGTCAATGTTCATCATAG